In the Streptomyces sp. NBC_00525 genome, one interval contains:
- a CDS encoding pore-forming ESAT-6 family protein has translation MGNAGNTDRRSYDIGASTEVQGNLQVVIAQLELVITARDGQVKAAMSDFAADGVADEYHGKELRWNAASQEVKNIIHLLRSTLEKNDGTAQQTLARAKAAVDNIG, from the coding sequence ATGGGGAACGCGGGCAACACCGACCGGCGCTCGTACGACATCGGCGCGTCGACCGAGGTACAGGGCAATCTGCAGGTGGTCATCGCCCAGCTGGAACTCGTCATCACGGCGCGGGACGGCCAGGTCAAGGCCGCGATGAGCGACTTCGCGGCGGACGGCGTGGCCGACGAGTACCACGGCAAGGAACTCCGCTGGAACGCGGCCTCGCAGGAGGTCAAGAACATCATCCACCTGCTGCGCTCCACCCTGGAGAAGAACGACGGCACCGCCCAGCAGACCCTGGCCCGCGCGAAGGCGGCCGTGGACAACATCGGCTGA